The genomic region GGGGACAGGCAAAAATTATATCCCGGTGAGACTTGCTTCAGGCTGGTTCACGGTGAAGGTGATTTGCTTCCGGGTTTAACCGTTGATCTTTTTGAGAGTGTGGCGGTAGTTCAGCTGGCGACGGCCGGTATGGAAAGGCTAAAAAGCACTATATACGATGCCTTAAAAGAGGCTTTGCCGCTTAAAGCCCTGGTCTTTAAAAATGATCTTCCAGTGAGAAAAGAAGAAGGCTTACCACTTTATGTAGAAAAAGAAGGCATAGACGGCCCTTTCTGGGCAAAAATTGACGGGCTCTACTTTCTCATAGATCCTATTTCTGGCCAGAAAACCGGATTTTTCCTTGACCAGCGTGAAAACAGAAGACGCTTTTCTCTCTACGTAAAAGACAAGCTGGTGTTTGACCTTTTCTGTTACTCGGGGGCCTTTTCCCTTTACGCGGCCAGATCCGGGGCCCAAAAGGTCCTAGCAGTTGATCGATCTTCTCAGGCCTTGGCTCTAGCCGAGGAAAACGCCAGAAAAAACAACCTGGCCGGAAAAGTTACTTTTATTCAGGACGAAGTGGAAAATTTTTTGCAATACGCCCCAAAGGCCCAGGCCATAGTCCTTGACCCTCCAGCCCTAATCAAGAAAGAACGTGCCTACCAGGCTGGGAGAAAACTTTATGAAGTTTTGAATAACAAGGCGCTTGCCCGGTTAGAAGACCAAGGAATTTTTCTTTCCTGCTCTTGTTCCCAGTTTCTCAAGCTCCATGATCTGCTTTCTCTGATAGAAAGAGCGGCTCTGAAAAGCGCCCTTTATCCCCAGCTCCTTGAAATTGGTCTTCAGGCTAAAGACCATCCCATCTACCTATCCATGCCAGAAACATGGTATCTTAAGGCTGTATTTTTAAAAATCCTTGCCTTTGAGGGTGAAGATGAGAAACAAAGAAGTAGCTGATATCTTTCGCAAAATAGCGGCTCTTCTAGAGATAAAAGGCGATAACCCGTATCGCATAAGGGCCTACCAGAGGGCGGCCCAAAATATAGAGGCCCTAACTGTTGACGTAGAAGAACTGGCCGCCAAGGGCAAACTTGAACGTATCCCAGGTATTGGTAAAGATCTGGCGCAAAAAATCATAGAAATCCTTGAGACAGGCACCCTTCAGAAATACGAAGAACTCAAACAGGAGATACCGCCTGAGCTTCTCAAGTTTTTAGAAATTCCAGGCTTTGGCCCTAAAAAGGCCAAAATCGTCTATGAAACTTTGGGTATAAAAACAATAGAAGAACTGGAAAAGGCCTGCCTTGAACATCGGCTATCAAGGCTTCCGGGCTTTGGCCCTAAAACCGAACAAAATATCCTTAAAGGTATAAAACTTCTTAAACAAAAACGAGGTCGCCTGCCTATAGGGCTGGTGCTCCCCTGGGCAGAAGAAATCGTTGCTTTGCTCAAAAAGAAGAGCCCGGTTGAGCGCATAGACGTGGCTGGAAGTATTCGTCGGCGCCGTGAAACGGTAAAAGACATAGACATCTTAGTCACCGCCAAAGATCACTTGAAAGTGATGGACGTGTTCGTTTCTCTGCCCATGATAGACGAGGTAATTGCCAAAGGTGAGACCAAAACCAGCGTGCGGCTAAAACAGGGCATTCAAGTTGACCTGCGGGTGCTTGACCCTGAATGTTACGGCGCCGCTCTGGCTTATTTTACCGGCTCAAAGGCTCATAACATCAGAATAAGAGAACTTGGGGTGCAGAGAGGTTTGAAAATTAACGAATACGGTATATTCCGTGGTCAGGAGCGCATTGGCGGCAAAGAAGAAGAGGAAGTTTTTGCCGCGGTGGGCCTCCCCTGGATTCCACCTGAACTTCGCGAAGACAGGGGAGAAATAGAAGCGGCTCTTGAAGGAAGACTTCCTCAGATTGTGGCCTATGACGAGGTTATCGGGGATTCTCATGTGCATTCCAAGTTCAGCGACGGAAGTGCTTCTATTGAAGAGATCGCCGCTTACGCCCGGAAACTGGGATTAAAATGGGTGGGCATTGTTGATCATTCTCAAGGATTAAAGGTTGCCGGCGGCGTGCCGATTGAGAAAATAACGGAGAAAAAAAGGGCCATTGAGGACTTTAACAAACGCTCAAAAGATGTAAAACTTCTCTGTGGCACCGAGGTAGATATTCTGGGGGATGGAAGCCTAGATTACCCTGACGAAGTTTTAAAGGAATTTGATCTGGTGATAGCTTCTATTCACAGCGGTTTCAAACAGGGAGAGGAAAACATTACGGCTCGTCTGGTGGCGGCCATGAAAAATCCTTACGTGCATTGTATAGGCCACCCCACCGGCCGCCTCCTTGGCGAAAGAGAGCCCTATCCCGTTGACATGGAAGTCCTTATAAAGACAGCCAGAGAAACCAAAACGGCTCTTGAAATAAATGCCTATTATAAACGCCTGGATTTGAATGACATAAACACCCGGGCGGCTAAAGAAGCTGGAGTGAAACTCCTTATAGGGAGCGACGCTCACATTCTTGACCAAATGAATTTTCTGCCGCTTGGTACAGCCGTGGCCAGGCGCGGCTGGTGTGAAAAAAAAGATATCTTAAACACTCTTTCCTATCGGGAATTCAAAAAACACCTACAGGAAATAACTTCATGGAAGCTAAAGCAAAAGCCCTAACCCCTCAAAGAGAAATACTTGCTGGCCTTAGCCTTTTTGGGCTGGCCCTTCTTTATCTTTACTTTCCCGTTTTAAAAGGTCTGGTGTGGGACTGGTGGCATGACCCTAATTATTCACACGGTTTTCTTCTGCCGCTTTTTTCGGCCTATTTTGTCTGGATAAACCGCGAAAAACTCGCTCAATTGCCGGTTAAAACGAGCTTCTGGGGCCTTTTTATTGTATTGGGAGGGCTTATCCTCTTTTTGTTGGGCTGGGTAGCGGGTGAGCAGTTTACCCAGCGTTTTTCTTTTCTGGTAGTGCTTTACGGTGGGCTCGTCTTTCTTTTAGGCTGGCCTATAGCCAAAAAGCTGGCCTTCTCGGTATGGATCCTGGTTTTAGCTATCCCCATACCTTACGTAATTTACAACTCACTTACTTTTCCTCTTAAACTCTTCGCCTCTAAAGTGGCCACAGAACTCCTACAATTTTTTGGTTTTTCCGTTTACCGCGACGGTAATATTATTGTTTTGCCTAATATGGTGCTTGAGGTAATAGACGCTTGTAGCGGCATTCGCTCTCTTATTTCGCTTCTAGCCATTACCAGTATTTTGGCCTATTTTGTGTCCAAGACTATCTGGAAAATCGTGCTTCTTCTTTCTACGATACCCATTGCCATAGGAGTCAATGTATTAAGGGTTTTTATTACCGGAGTACTTGCCTATCATTTTGGCCCCAAAGCAGCACACGGTTTTTTTCACACCTTTTCAGGGCTTGTGGTTTTTGGCCTTTCTATAGTTTTAGTTTTAACAGTGCATAAACTGGTGGCTAAGAGATGATAAAAAAAGCCA from Thermodesulfatator indicus DSM 15286 harbors:
- a CDS encoding exosortase/archaeosortase family protein; its protein translation is MEAKAKALTPQREILAGLSLFGLALLYLYFPVLKGLVWDWWHDPNYSHGFLLPLFSAYFVWINREKLAQLPVKTSFWGLFIVLGGLILFLLGWVAGEQFTQRFSFLVVLYGGLVFLLGWPIAKKLAFSVWILVLAIPIPYVIYNSLTFPLKLFASKVATELLQFFGFSVYRDGNIIVLPNMVLEVIDACSGIRSLISLLAITSILAYFVSKTIWKIVLLLSTIPIAIGVNVLRVFITGVLAYHFGPKAAHGFFHTFSGLVVFGLSIVLVLTVHKLVAKR
- a CDS encoding class I SAM-dependent rRNA methyltransferase — its product is MKTTILNRKGVKKVLGRRLWLGKADFLTLPEVTSGELVRLTSKEGHFLAIAYFNPKSRIMARILSFQDEEISREFFVKRFKKNFGDRQKLYPGETCFRLVHGEGDLLPGLTVDLFESVAVVQLATAGMERLKSTIYDALKEALPLKALVFKNDLPVRKEEGLPLYVEKEGIDGPFWAKIDGLYFLIDPISGQKTGFFLDQRENRRRFSLYVKDKLVFDLFCYSGAFSLYAARSGAQKVLAVDRSSQALALAEENARKNNLAGKVTFIQDEVENFLQYAPKAQAIVLDPPALIKKERAYQAGRKLYEVLNNKALARLEDQGIFLSCSCSQFLKLHDLLSLIERAALKSALYPQLLEIGLQAKDHPIYLSMPETWYLKAVFLKILAFEGEDEKQRSS
- the polX gene encoding DNA polymerase/3'-5' exonuclease PolX — its product is MRNKEVADIFRKIAALLEIKGDNPYRIRAYQRAAQNIEALTVDVEELAAKGKLERIPGIGKDLAQKIIEILETGTLQKYEELKQEIPPELLKFLEIPGFGPKKAKIVYETLGIKTIEELEKACLEHRLSRLPGFGPKTEQNILKGIKLLKQKRGRLPIGLVLPWAEEIVALLKKKSPVERIDVAGSIRRRRETVKDIDILVTAKDHLKVMDVFVSLPMIDEVIAKGETKTSVRLKQGIQVDLRVLDPECYGAALAYFTGSKAHNIRIRELGVQRGLKINEYGIFRGQERIGGKEEEEVFAAVGLPWIPPELREDRGEIEAALEGRLPQIVAYDEVIGDSHVHSKFSDGSASIEEIAAYARKLGLKWVGIVDHSQGLKVAGGVPIEKITEKKRAIEDFNKRSKDVKLLCGTEVDILGDGSLDYPDEVLKEFDLVIASIHSGFKQGEENITARLVAAMKNPYVHCIGHPTGRLLGEREPYPVDMEVLIKTARETKTALEINAYYKRLDLNDINTRAAKEAGVKLLIGSDAHILDQMNFLPLGTAVARRGWCEKKDILNTLSYREFKKHLQEITSWKLKQKP